The Corynebacterium confusum genome has a window encoding:
- a CDS encoding MMPL family transporter, which produces MFYSWGRFSYAHRKLIPVILIALILALFAIFGIRLEDRMSQEGWEDPGAASTVAAELEQTTFGRDNNGDVIVMVENPDENFDAAQQYFADIKAQYPDQISHLNGYFDKKNPNFINEDGTYAFTAIGLKGDAEQTLKDFRTIEPALHETDLPVQVAGATAVADALDDGMSNDISRAEKAALPLVGLLLLVVFGSVVAAFMPLIVGGLSILGSLGILSILAGFLQVNVFAQAVVTLLGLGLAIDYGLFMVSRFREELDRGRSTQDAVAITTATAGQTVVFSAAMVAVALSGLFIFPQAFLKSVAYGSISAVGLAALLSVTVLPSLFGLLGKNIDKWSIRRTKRTARRLEDTWWYKLPAWAMDRAKLMTVGICALLIALTIPLINIAFGGINETYLPPSQDTRVAQDTFNEEFPTFRTEPVKLVVEGADNQQLADVYLQVRDMEGLTEPMSPSTATKDGITVLSAGIQDRDDYADIVHQLEAVDAPEGVNLYVGGTPAMEVESLDALFDKLPWMAIYIVVATFILMALVFGSVVLPAKAIIMTLLTLGATLGILTAMFVSGVGADLLNFTPGPLMSPILVLIIAIIYGLSTDYEVFLVSRMVEARKKGATTDEAISYGTAHTGGIITAAALIMIVVAGAFGFSDIVMMKYIAFGMIFALFIDATIVRMLLVPAVMHLLREDNWWAPQFIHRAYEKLGHGKEPAAATPAPAAAPQRTPREEGHWEEMPAQSAAVLATDADDSTDYERESAPQEEPAAQPAVDDDRDYPARGNRNTSTDDSLIPFSELMKRLNKDQGRN; this is translated from the coding sequence ATGTTTTATAGCTGGGGCCGTTTTTCTTATGCCCACCGCAAGCTCATCCCCGTTATCCTGATCGCGCTGATCCTGGCTCTGTTCGCTATCTTCGGCATCCGGCTGGAAGACCGCATGAGCCAGGAAGGCTGGGAGGACCCGGGCGCGGCCTCCACCGTGGCCGCCGAGCTCGAGCAAACCACTTTCGGGCGCGACAACAACGGCGACGTCATCGTCATGGTGGAAAACCCGGATGAGAACTTCGACGCCGCCCAGCAGTACTTCGCCGACATCAAGGCACAGTACCCGGACCAGATTTCCCACCTCAACGGCTACTTCGACAAGAAAAACCCGAATTTCATCAACGAGGACGGGACTTATGCCTTTACCGCCATCGGGCTCAAGGGGGACGCGGAGCAAACGCTCAAGGACTTCCGCACCATCGAGCCGGCGCTGCACGAGACCGACCTGCCCGTGCAGGTCGCCGGCGCGACCGCGGTGGCCGATGCCCTGGACGACGGCATGTCCAACGACATCTCCCGCGCGGAGAAGGCCGCCCTGCCGCTGGTCGGCCTGTTGCTGCTAGTGGTCTTCGGCTCCGTCGTAGCGGCGTTCATGCCGCTTATCGTCGGTGGCTTGTCCATCCTCGGATCGCTGGGCATTTTGTCGATCCTGGCCGGTTTCCTGCAGGTCAACGTCTTCGCTCAGGCGGTCGTCACGCTGCTGGGCCTAGGCTTGGCCATCGACTACGGCCTGTTTATGGTCTCCCGCTTCCGCGAGGAGCTCGATCGCGGCCGCAGCACCCAAGACGCCGTGGCGATTACCACCGCCACCGCCGGCCAGACGGTGGTCTTCTCCGCGGCCATGGTCGCCGTGGCCCTGTCCGGCCTCTTCATCTTCCCGCAGGCCTTCCTGAAATCCGTGGCCTACGGCTCGATTTCCGCCGTGGGCCTGGCCGCGCTGCTGTCCGTGACCGTGCTGCCGTCGCTGTTCGGCCTGCTGGGCAAGAACATCGACAAGTGGTCCATCCGGCGCACCAAGCGCACCGCCCGCCGCCTGGAGGACACCTGGTGGTACAAGCTGCCGGCGTGGGCCATGGACCGGGCCAAGCTGATGACCGTAGGGATCTGCGCCCTGCTCATCGCGCTGACCATCCCGCTGATCAACATCGCCTTCGGCGGCATCAACGAGACCTACCTGCCGCCCAGCCAGGACACCCGTGTAGCCCAGGACACCTTCAACGAGGAATTCCCCACCTTCCGCACCGAGCCGGTCAAGCTGGTGGTCGAGGGCGCCGATAACCAGCAACTAGCCGACGTCTACCTCCAGGTGCGCGACATGGAGGGCCTAACTGAGCCGATGAGCCCGTCCACGGCCACCAAGGACGGCATCACGGTGCTCTCCGCCGGTATCCAGGACCGCGACGACTACGCGGACATCGTCCACCAGCTCGAGGCCGTCGACGCCCCGGAGGGCGTGAACCTGTACGTCGGCGGCACGCCTGCGATGGAAGTCGAGTCCCTCGACGCCCTCTTCGACAAGCTGCCGTGGATGGCTATCTACATCGTCGTGGCCACCTTCATCCTCATGGCCCTGGTCTTCGGCTCGGTGGTCCTGCCCGCCAAGGCCATCATCATGACGCTGCTGACCCTAGGCGCGACCCTGGGCATCCTGACGGCCATGTTCGTCAGCGGCGTCGGCGCGGACCTGCTCAACTTCACGCCGGGCCCGCTGATGAGCCCGATCCTGGTGCTCATCATCGCCATCATCTACGGCCTGTCCACCGACTACGAGGTCTTCCTGGTCTCCCGCATGGTCGAGGCCCGCAAGAAGGGCGCGACCACGGACGAGGCCATCTCCTACGGCACCGCGCACACCGGCGGGATCATCACCGCTGCTGCACTCATCATGATCGTGGTGGCCGGCGCGTTCGGCTTCTCCGACATCGTGATGATGAAGTACATCGCCTTCGGCATGATCTTCGCACTGTTCATCGACGCGACCATCGTGCGCATGCTCCTGGTGCCGGCCGTCATGCACCTGCTGCGCGAGGACAACTGGTGGGCCCCGCAGTTCATCCACCGCGCCTACGAGAAGCTCGGCCACGGCAAGGAGCCGGCCGCCGCGACACCGGCACCCGCAGCTGCCCCGCAGCGCACCCCGCGGGAGGAAGGCCACTGGGAGGAGATGCCGGCCCAATCCGCGGCCGTCCTGGCTACCGATGCCGATGACTCCACCGACTACGAGCGCGAGTCGGCACCACAAGAGGAGCCCGCGGCCCAGCCGGCCGTGGACGATGACCGCGATTATCCGGCGCGGGGCAACCGCAACACGTCCACCGATGATTCCCTGATACCGTTTAGCGAGCTAATGAAAAGACTAAACAAGGACCAGGGAAGGAACTAG
- a CDS encoding lysylphosphatidylglycerol synthase transmembrane domain-containing protein translates to MKKWLQWGAALVILAVLIWVFRDELDFLQDGFRRLRTADPLAVGLVVVASLGAIVAMAEVMRLLIRAGGVPVPLKETTAITLASNAWSTTLPAGPAFSAILTFHVQRGWGASVALAGWFFVLSSAVSTMWLVLIGLGGVVFLNAQMQVLSLLLTLTAVVALCGLVFWISNHPRTIERWLSRQKLLRGGKRDALIKQVRNLSEVHLNRWQFAQVAGYSLANRLLDMASLWACVWAITGDVPALHAGEDQTTLAGVALTYLTAKLAGSAQVTPAGLGTVEAAIIATLVATGMTAIDATGTAVVYRLISFALITVIGWIVYFWHYARNGLTYDALNRKDHADASRTAA, encoded by the coding sequence TTGAAGAAATGGCTGCAGTGGGGCGCCGCGCTTGTGATTCTCGCGGTGCTCATCTGGGTCTTTCGCGATGAGCTGGACTTCCTCCAGGACGGGTTCCGACGGCTGCGCACCGCCGACCCTCTCGCCGTGGGGCTGGTGGTAGTCGCCTCCCTCGGCGCCATCGTCGCCATGGCGGAAGTCATGCGCCTGCTCATCCGGGCCGGCGGCGTGCCCGTCCCGCTGAAGGAGACCACCGCCATCACGCTGGCCTCCAACGCCTGGTCCACCACCCTGCCGGCCGGGCCGGCGTTTTCCGCCATCCTCACCTTCCACGTCCAGCGCGGCTGGGGTGCCTCCGTCGCCCTGGCCGGCTGGTTCTTCGTGCTGTCCTCGGCCGTGTCCACCATGTGGCTGGTGCTCATCGGCCTGGGCGGGGTGGTCTTCCTCAACGCCCAGATGCAGGTGCTCTCCCTGCTGCTGACCCTCACGGCGGTGGTGGCGCTGTGCGGTCTGGTCTTCTGGATATCCAACCACCCGCGCACGATTGAGCGCTGGCTGTCCCGGCAGAAACTCCTGCGCGGCGGCAAGCGCGACGCGCTCATCAAGCAGGTGCGCAACCTCTCCGAGGTCCACCTGAACCGCTGGCAGTTCGCACAGGTCGCCGGGTATTCCCTGGCCAACCGGCTGCTGGACATGGCCTCCCTGTGGGCATGCGTGTGGGCTATCACCGGGGACGTCCCGGCCCTGCACGCCGGGGAGGACCAGACCACCCTAGCCGGCGTCGCCCTGACCTACCTGACCGCCAAGCTAGCCGGCTCCGCACAGGTCACCCCGGCCGGGCTCGGCACGGTCGAGGCCGCCATCATTGCCACGCTGGTGGCCACCGGCATGACGGCTATCGATGCCACCGGCACCGCCGTAGTCTACCGCCTGATTTCTTTTGCCCTCATCACCGTCATCGGCTGGATCGTCTACTTCTGGCACTATGCTCGAAATGGACTGACCTATGACGCCCTCAACCGAAAGGATCACGCCGATGCGTCCCGCACCGCTGCTTGA